AGTCTTACATGTCTAAACTCGCTGCTTTTGACGAACTTTTACAACAATATAAAACATTTAATTATCACGATAATCCAGTGCTTGCTCAACGTTTGGAAGATGTACAAACATGGTTAAAAGAACGGATGAAAGATACGCATCACGACTTTTTTAATTTGCCTGAACATAAACTCATGGCACAGTACTTTTTAAATCGTTTATATGGTGGTCCAGAGTTTGATGCCCTTGCAGCACAAATTGAACGCCTATTAAAATATGCCCATAAAGCCGAAAAAGTCTTGCCTGAGAATGCTATTAAAACCGGAACTAAATCGGTAAGTTTGGCTGTACTTGCCACTCAACTTGATGAACAAGTAGCGATACAGCTTCTTGAGGACTATCCAGCAGATACAGTGTTAACCGATGAGATTATGCGCTTAACGCTAACTAAACTTGATCAGGCAGAAGCTCGTTATCAACAACTTGCCCTTCTTGATGATTTGGGTACGGCTCTCGATAAATATATGCGTTCATTTATGATGTTTACGGCTTTTAAAATGTGTAAAGGCATTGCCCAAAAATATCACTTTGAATTGATGTATGATTTTATTCAAGATGGTTTTAGTGCGATGAAGCCGTTAAAATCAGCCGAGAACTTTATCAAGACTTTTACTGAAAAAGAACGCCAGATTATTGAAAATGTACATTCTGGGCATCCGAATCCGTTTAGAGTGTGATAAGGTCGGCACAGAGAAAAAATCAACCTTACGAAGTTGAGATTTTATTCATTATATTTGCATGATGATGCCTGTAAAAATAGACAAAATCTGTCATCATGCAGAACTTATTCCGTTTCACTTGAGTTTGAGTCTAGGAGAGACAATATGTCTAACGAAAACCAAAAGCCAACATCTCCAACTGAGCAGGCACAAAGTTCAGACAAAGTTAGCCCATTCCTAAGCTCACCTTTACCGCAAGGTACCCCTCAAGGGCAACAACAAACTTTACAGCAAACCTTAACTGATACACCGGTTAACGGTTCTGTACCAAAATATAATTTACCACGTGGTGCTAGTAATACTGGTAACGTGGGAGAAACCACACACTTTGGTTTCTCGACTGTTAAAACTGAAGATAAAGCTCAAAAAGTTGCTGAAGTATTCCACTCGGTTGCAAGCAAATATGACTTGATGAATGACCTTATGTCATTTGGTATTCACCGCCTATGGAAACGCTTCGCAATTAACATGTCTGGCGTACGCCGTGGTCAACACGTGTTAGATATTGCTGGTGGTACAGGCGACTTAGCAAAAGTATTTAGCCGTGAAGTTGGTCCTCAAGGCCATGTCGTTCTTTCAGACATTAACGAATCTATGCTTAATGTTGGTCGCGACCGCCTCATTGATGCAGGCTGTACCAATGTTGACTTCGTACTTGCCAATGCAGAAACATTAGAGCCTTTTGCAGACAATAGCTTTGACTTACTCACCATTAGCTTTGGTTTACGTAACGTGACGGATAAAGATGCAGCGCTTGCGTCTATGTTCCGTGTGTTGAAGCCAGGTGGTCGTTTACTTATTCTCGAATTTTCTAAGCCTGTATTTGAGCCATTCTCAAAACTTTATGACCTCTATTCATTCACTGCTTTACCGATTATGGGTAAATTGGTTGCGAATGACTCAGAAAGTTATAAATATTTGGCTGAATCAATTCGTATGCATCCAGACCAACGCACCTTAAAAGGTATGATGGAAAATGCTGGCTTCCAGAACTGTGACTATCACAACCTTACTGCTGGTATCGTTGCTGTTCACCGTGGCTTTAAACTGTAAGGGATAACGATATGTGGTCGATTCTGGCACTCGGTGCAGTCGAACGTATCATTCATCATCTGATCGATCTGGATGCGGTTACACGCATTCAGCTTAATCAGTTACAGGGCAAAATGTTGCGTGTTGTGATTGATAGCCCGCAGCTTTCTGTCGATGTATTCTTTGACCAAGAAAAAGTACGTCTTGAACCTACTGCAACAGGGCACAGTGAAAAGCCTTCTATTTTTGAACAACGCCCTTTTGATGCGCAATTCAAAATTTCTGAAGCAACAGCAACTTTGCATGTTAAAGATGTTATCGAACTGATTAAATTATTGGTCAGCGATCCAGATCATATTGGCAATATTCCATTGCAAGGTGATTACCACCTGCTACAGGATATTCAAAAGATTATGCAGCAAGCTGAACCAGATTTAGCTGCACATTTATCAAGATGGGTAGGCCCTCAACTCGCCCACGAAATTGGCAAGATTCAACTTGCACCTAAACATTTAAAACGCTCTCTTCAAAGTCATCTATTTTTTGCAGAAGACGCATTAAAAGAAGATAGTGGTCTATTTGCCCCTCGTTGGGAAATGGACGATTTAACTCAAGCAACTCGCAAGCTTAATCAAGACATTGACCGTCTAGAAGCAAGATTGCAGCAACTCAACACACAACTACAACCCTCTCAAGACTAGGTAAGACTGTATATGATTCCGCACGTTTCACGTTTACTCGAACTTTGGCGTATTGCAGCGCACTATAGACTCGATACGTTGTTCCCTGCGGATGAATTACCAGTTAAAGCTCAACGTGCATTAAGTGTTATTAAAATGCACCCAGCTGCATGGTCTAGTCGCGAACGTAAAAATCCTTTAAAGCTCAAAGAAGCTTTAGAAGAGATGGGGCCGCTTGCAATTAAGCTTGGACAATTACTGTCAACTCGACGTGATTTGATTCCACCTGAAATACTCGCTCAATTGGTCTTACTTCAAGATCAAGTAAAACCTTTTGATAGCAATGTTGCCAAACAACGTATTCAAGAATCATTAAAAGCTGACGTAAATACCTTGTTTGCACGATTTGATGACCAGCCATTAGCTGCTGCTTCAATTGCGCAAGTTCATACTGCTGCTTTGCACGACGGTCGAGAAGTTGTTGTAAAAGTGACTCGCCCCGACATTCGCAACCAAATTTTGCAAGACTTTGAGATTTTGGCATGGTTAGGCAACACATTAGAAAGTCGCCTTGAAGCTGCTCGTGCCTTACATCTCTCTGAAATTATTCAAGACTACCGCCAGATTATTTTAAATGAGCTGGACTTGAGTATCGAAGCAGACAATACCCGTCGTATGCGCCATTATTTTACTGGCTCAACCATGATGTACGTGCCTGAAGTCTACATGGACACCAAAGATGTCATGGTGGCAGAGCGCATTACAGGTGTACCTATTTCAGATACGGCAACCTTTGACCGTCTAGGTATGGACCGCGCACAACTTGCTGAAAAAGGTTTAACCATTTTCTTCACACAAGTATTCCGCGATAACTTTTTCCATGCCGACATGCACCCCGGCAATGTCTTTGTAGAAACAATTAACCCAAGCAATCCACGCTTTATTGCACTCGACTGTGCAATTATGGGTGAGTTATCTAAGCATGACCAGATGACCATTGCCCGCATGTTGCTTGCTGTAATGAACAGCAACTTTATGCAACTCATTCAAATTGTGCATCAAGCTGGCTGGATTCCACCGGGTACAGACCAAGATGCGCTATCGCGTGAAATGCGTCGCACGGTTGGGCCAATGGTGTCTAAACCAATGGATCAACTTGATTTTGCTGGCATCTTGATTCAAGTGATGGATATTGCCCGTCGCTTCCATTTAGAGATTCCACCACAACTCATGTTGTTGCTAAAGACTTTAGTGCATGTCGAAGGCTTAGGGACCGATCTTTATCCGCAGCTCGACATTTGGAAATTGGCAAAACCAATTTTGACTGAATGGGTCAAAGCCAATATGAACCCAGTCAAAAATATAAAAGAGTTAGGACAGCAACTACCTGACCTGCTTTTAGGTGCTCAAGATTTCCCAAGCTTAATTGTTGATAGTTTAAATGGTTTAAAAAATCAGTCTGCTTGGCAAGACCGTCAGTTACGCGAAATGCAGCAACTTCGTTTGCAAATGGAACATCAACAACGCCGCAGTTGGATGTTTGGTAGTAGCATGCTGATTTTACTCACCATCGCGATTATTAGTCCTTGGTTTGTTTCTATTATTTTAATTGTGCTAAGCAGTTTATTAGCGCTTTGGCGTATATTGAAATAAGTTTAAAATCCCTTGCCCGCGCAAGGGATTTTTTTATGTGAAAACTTTAATTTTCAAAAAAATTATAGATCAGCTATTCGTTGATTGCTAAATTTAATCTATAAATGCATCAAAAGAACAAACAATGAAAACACCTCATTTTGCGATTATCGGTGCTGGTACCGCAGGTTTAGCCACTGCGATTTTGCTCGCCCGTGAAGGCAATAACGTTACTATTTTTGAACAAGTTGATGAGTTATCTCCAGTAGGTGCGGGCTTATTACTACAACCAGCAGGTTTAGCAGTATTTGAACATTTAGGTATGCTCGATAAAGCGCTGCCATTAGGAGCAAAAGTAACAGGCTTAGAGGGGCAACTTCCCAACAAGCGTCTTTTAGTCAATAGCCACTATCATGAAGCATCCACAAATCTCTATGGTTTAGGTATACACCGAGCCACTTTATGTCATGTACTGACCCAAAAGCTTAGTGAGTATTCGAGCCAAATTACTTGGTGTATGAACCATTCTGTTGAGAGTTTTGAAGAACATAATGATGAAGTTCGACTATTCGGAACTCATCAAAATCAAAAGTTTGATGCTCGGTTTGACTCTGTCCTTATTGCGAATGGGGCTCGTAGCCAATTACGCCCCAAAGCATGGGTAAAGGTTGATCAAGCCTACCCTTGGGGTGCAGCGTGGAGTATCGTACCTGAGTGCCAAGTACTGGATTCTGAAATTCTGCATCAATTTTATGATCGCTCGAAAATCATGATGGGAATTCTTCCTACAGGAGCAATTCCAACAAACCCGCAACAACGCCTTTCGAGTATCTTCTGGAGCTTACCCACCCCGCAATTACAAAGCTTTCTGCAAGATGAACAAGCTAAACAAACTTGGTTAAAGCAAGTGTCAGAGCGTTGGCCCAAAGTTGCAGAATGGCTAAAAGAGATTTTATACGACAGTCAAACTCAGCCTAAATGGCTATCTGCAAACTACCGTGATGTAGTTATGACTCAATTTGGTCAAGGCCGAATTGGAGTGATTGGCGATGCCGCTCACGCGATGAGTCCACAGTTGGGGCAAGGCGCAAATATGGCATTATTGGATGCTTGGGCTTTTTCTCAATCATTGCAACATGCCCAAAAGAATCAAAAGATTGACTGGCCCCTGCTCTGGCAGCACTATCATCAACTTCGCCGTTCATCTACTCAGTTTTATCAATTTCTCAGTCGACTATTAACACCACTTTATCAATCTGACCATGGGTGGGTTGGAGGTCTAAGAGATCTTGTTTTCCCTTGGATGTATCAAATCCCCTATTTTCGAAAGGAAATGGCAATCACGATTTCAGGCTTAAAGACTGGTCCATTTCAGCAAATTGATTATGATCGAGTGGCTCAAACGCCTAAAGAAAGCCATGCTTTTAATGTAAAAAGCAAATCTTTGTCCGACTATTAACCCCACCAAATGATAATGAGTAACACATGAAAATTAGCCATCTTGATCATCTTGTTTTAACCGTCTCAAATATTGAAACTACCTGTAATTTCTATCAAACCGTATTAGGGTTTGAAGTCATCATTTTTAAAGGTGATAGAAAGGCTCTAAAGTTTGGAAATCAAAAAATAAATTTACACCAGCAAGGTAACGAGTTTGAACCTAAGGCATTACAGCCAACACCCGGATCTGCCGACCTGTGTTTTATTTCAGAAACTCCTATTTCAGAAGTGATTGCGCATCTTAATCAATTAAATATTACAATTGAGGAAGGCCCCGTTGAACGTACGGGTGCAATGCATCCTATTCTTTCAGTTTATATTCGCGATCCAGATCAAAATTTGATTGAGATTTCAAATATTCTCACGTCTTAGCCACTTGAATAAGATACTGACTGGTAAGCATTACAAGATGTTCATTACTATGACAAAGACAAAAAGCGCAAAGAATTTTTCCGCAAAGCGACATTGATGCCGTACACTATACAAGCTATTTTTTAGCATCTGATTGAAATCAATTTATAGTTCATATTTCTTTGGTGATTCCTCATGAATAACACGCAATGGCTCGATGAAGTAAAATTTAACGAACAAGGTCTTATCCCTGCCATTGCTCAACATCATCAAACCGGACGTATTTTGATGGTGGCGTGGATGAACCGTGAAGCACTTGCGCTCACAGCAGAAAAAAATCAGGCTGTTTATTTCTCTCGCTCTCGCCAAAAACTTTGGCACAAGGGTGAAGAGTCAGGCCATTTTCAAACAGTTTATGAAATTCGTCTGGACTGTGACGCGGACGTAATTATTCTACAAATTGAACAACACGGTGGTATTGCATGCCATACAGGCCGTGAGTCTTGTTTCTATCGTAAACTCACACCACAGGGCTGGGAAATTGTTGATGCACAATTAAAAGACCCTACTGCAATTTATGGTGAGAAAGCTAAAACTGAAAGCCACGATCATGCTCACACTACTGAACAAGTTGATGTACTTGCTCACTTAGGACAATTGATGCAAGAGCGTAAGCAAGCTGAAGCAGATACTTCATATGTTGCAAGCCTCTACAAAAAAGGCATCAATAAAATCTTAGAAAAAGTGGGTGAAGAAAGTGTAGAAGCCATTATTGCTGCTAAAGATTTTGCCGCACAGGATTCAGAAGCTCACTTAAACGATCTCGTTTATGAAACAGCAGATTTGTGGTTCCATACTATTGTGATGTTGGGTTATTTCGATCTTAATCCACAACTTATTATTGACGAATTAGCTCGTCGTCAGGGTTTATCTGGTTTAGTTGAAAAAGCTAACCGCAACAAGGTTTAAAATCACTCAGTGTCGAATATTGAAAAACCTAAAGCCACCTATGAGCAAGCCATTGCCATAGATAACGCACGTCTTGGGCAGTCATTTAAAGTGATTGCCTATGCTGGCACAGGTAAAACCACCACTCTACAAATGATTAGCGATGCCATGCCTGAACGGCGTGGTATGTATCTAGCATTTAACAAAGCCATTGCAGGCGAAGCACAAAACAAATTTCATCGTAATGTGGACTGTCGTACTTTTCACTCGCTTGCTTTTCGTAGCGTGCCGCGCGGTGTGACTGATAAATTACGTCTACCGCGACTAAGTCCAAGTTTTATTGCTAAAGAATATCGACTAGAACCTATTACGCTACGACGTATGATGGGTGGGCGTTACGAGAAATATGTCTTAATGCCAAGCCGTCTAGCGAGTCTTGTAGCAAATGCAGTCAGCTATTTCTGTTCAACGAGTTCTCAATATCCGGCACCTCGACATATTCAGGCACCTAACTGGTTGCATCCAGACGATATTATCGAATTACAAAATCACCTTTATCCTGCTGTGGAACGACGTTGGTTAGAATCGATTGACCAAAACCATCAAGCTGGTATTGGACATGATATTTACCTCAAACTTTGGGCATTGTCTGAGCCAAACATTCCTACTGACTATGTGTTGTTTGATGAAGCACAAGATGCTGATCCACTAATGCTAGGCATTCTGCTTCGCCAAAAAAATACTCAAGTTATTTATGTCGGTGATGCACATCAACAAATCTATGCTTGGCGTGGTGCAATTAATGCCATGCAACAATTGCCCTTGCCGGAATCTCGATTAACCACTTCTTTTCGTTTTGGTGAAACAATTGCTGATGTAGCCAATGCACTGCTTGGTGGTTTAAATGAAACTGTTCCCTTGCTTGGTAATCCAAACCAGAAATCAAGTGTAGTGAATAAACCACATACCAAAATGCGTGATGCAATTTTATGCCGCACCAATGCTCGTGCAATGGAGCTTTTACTGGCAGGCTTAGTTCACGGCGATAAAGTGAGTTTGCAGGCGGATCATCAAAAACTAAACCGTTTTGTAGACGCCGCAAGTCTCTTAAAGCAAGGAAAACGAGTTACTGACGTTCCTGAATTGGCATGGTTTAACTCATGGCATGATGTACATGAGTACTGTGAAACCAATGAAGGAAGTGACATTAAACCATTGGTTAAACTGGTTGATGATCACGGCACTGACCCGCTAAAAAAAGCACTTGCAAAGATTACTCCACTTGAGCAAGCTGATTATGTCATCTCCACAGCTCATAAAGCGAAAGGGCTAGAATGGAATCGCGTTCATATTGAAGATGACTATCAATTTAAAATTAATGGCTTAGAGCACAAGATTAGTGATGAAGAGTTAAGATTACTTTACGTTGCCTGTACTCGTGCTAAAGTAAGTCTAAATATCCATCATCTTTATGATCTGATACAACAATTAAAACTAAGGGCGCCTTTAAGTCTTCGTCAATCGGTTGGTTGAAGCGCTCATAATTAGGTGAGCCTATGCAACTTGAATCTATCCAATTTAAACATATTGCTCTTTTTCACGATCTTAAAATACAGTTTCAATATGAAAAACAGCCGATTACCTTAATTTTAGGTGAACAAGCAACGGGTAAAAGTATGTTGCTCAAACATACTTACCATGCTCTAACTTGGTTCCCTGCCCGTTTTAAAGATTTACGTAGCCCTGGTATTGTTATGCCTGACCAAGACATTACTCAATCGCGTCTACAATCAAAAATCGAAGTTACCCTTCAAGTTCCACCAGAAATTGGCTCTTTACCAGAAAGTGCCTCTGCTCAAGAGGTAGATTCTTCGCTGTGTAGCTGGAAACTTTTTAAGACCCTAAATTCAAGTGGTATTGGAATCAGCCAAGTTGAAACTCAGCAACTTGATCAGACTATGGCCCTTTATCAACAAATCATCAAAAAAGATCCATTACAAGGATTACCCTTAGTCGCTTACTATCCAGCCGAGCGATTTGTAAATGATATTAATCTGCTCAATAAAAATTTACCCGGCATTACTCAAGCCATTTCAGCCTATGATATTAGTCCAGTTCCATTTACAACCTTCACGCGTTTTTTTGAATGGTTACGTGAAATTAGTGATATCGAAAATGCTCAAGCTGCACATCTGGTACAACGCATTAAATCTAAGCAATCAGATCCACAAGATCAGACAGAACTATTCAATGAACTTCAAAAGGAGTTAGCTGGGCAGCCGAAACAGCTCACCACACCTAATCTCTATGCTCTTAAAAATGCATTAAATATCGTCTTGCCAGAGCTCAAAGACTTATATTTGCAATATCAGCCTCGGCTTCAACTCATGGCTAACTATGATGGTCAAACCCTGCCTTTTCAGCAACTTTCCAACACCACAAAAACTTGGATTGCCTTAGTAGGCGATATTGCCCGCAGGCTCTGTTTACTCAATCCGTTAAGCCTAAACCCTTGCCTTGAAGGTGAAGGAGTCTTATTGATTGATCAAATTGACGCGCAACTCGATGCACGGCATTGTTCAGAAATTTTAAACAAACTCCATCAGGCATTTCCACGCTTACAAATTATTGCAACTGGAAGTCGTGAAGAGTTACTAGAACATGCCTCAGCCTATCAATGTTTAAAACTAGAGCATGGTAAAATTAGCCATCTTGATTTAAATACCACCAAACAACAACTTGAACACATCTATACATTACTCCAAAGAAACGAGTCATTGGTTCCACATATAGAAACACAGCTTCCAAGCTTAATAGACCCTACTCCCTCTCCAGCACAGATTGATATTTTATTTCAGCAGATTCAGGGTTTAAATGAACAACAAAAAAATGAATTGCTACGCATGATTCATGCAGGAGACACACCAGAAGAAAGCCCTTCTGTTTAAATTTTATAATCAATCGGCTCTCTTTTTATAATTAAAAAGCAGGGCCACAAAATATATGGTTGAGTCAGATTTTTTAGCTTCAAAAATAACTAGATGTTGTTACTACATGTAATAACATCAGATTTTTACTGCTTTTTTAGTGTACAATAAATTTCATTTTGCGTTTTTATTCTTCAAGTTGCGCAATACAACTTGTTTCTCGCTTTATTTTCTAATTTGGTCGGGTTTTCAGAATAACAAAGCCTTGGAACTCTCTTTGAATTCCTATCTATTCTGAAATTAAAAATTCACCTTTAGGTTTCGGCCTAAATCACATATGGATACGAGTGTGCTACCGATAATTATCTTATTACCGTTAATATTAGGCACCACCCTTGTTTCATTGCTTCAACGATTCTCTCGTGGAGTAACGGCTTTAGGGGCAATTGGAGTCAGTTTAACCAGTTTTGGTTTATTACTGGCTCAAGCTAAAACTGTGCTTGGTGGTGCAAGCATTCAACAAAGCTGGGATTGGTTACCTCAACTAGGAATTAATCTAAGCTTCAGACTCGATGCTCTTGGTTTACTATTTTCTTTACTTATTACCGGTATCGGTACCCTCATTTATATATACGCCTATTACTATCTTGGCCCTAAAAACTCTTTAAGCAAACTCTATGCTTTACTCATGCTGTTTATGGCAGCAATGCTGGGAATTTCGCTCTCTAATAATCTTATTATTTTATTAGTCTTTTGGGAGCTCACCAGTATTTCATCTTTCTTATTAGTGGGTTACTGGAGTCATTATGAGGCGGCTCAACGCGGCTCTCGAATGGCGCTCACTATTACAGGGATGGGCGGTTTGGCGTTATTGGGTGGATTTGTTTTATTAGGGCAAATCACTGGAACCTATGAAATTAGTGACATCATGGGTATGAAAGATGCCATTCAAGCTCATACTCTATTTGTTCCAATGCTATTACTTATTTTGCTTGGTGCATTTACAAAGAGTGCTCAGTTCCCATTCCATTTTTGGTTACCAAATGCAATGGCAGCACCAACTCCGGTGTCTGCTTACCTACACTCTGCGACCATGGTAAAAGCGGGGATTTTTCTACTTGCCCGCTTACTGCCAATTTTTGTAGGCGCTGCGATCTATCACAATATCGTGACATTTATCGGCCTGTTTACACTTTGTATGGCAGCATGTTTTGCCATTTTCAAAGAAGATTTAAAAGGTTTGCTCGCCTATTCAACGATTAGTCATTTGGGACTCATTGTTTGTTTACTTGGTATCGGTTCACCTTTAGCCGTTGCTGCTGCTATTTTTCATATTATTAACCATGCAACATTTAAAGCTGCACTCTTTATGATTGCAGGGATCATTGACCATGAAACGGGTACACGTGATCTTCGAAAACTCAGTGGTATTTGGCAATTACTTCCTTTCACTGCCACATTAACCATGATTACCGCTGCCTCTATGGCAGGTGTACCGCTCACCAATGGCTTTATTTCTAAAGAGATGTTCTTTACCGAGCTATTGGCGAATCTTTCAGGTTCAGCAGTTATCTTTGCCAGCATCATTGCAACGCTTGCTGGTATTTTTGCAGTAAGTTATTCAATTCGCTTAGTGCACGGCGTATTTTTTGACGGTCCGATTGGTAAACAGGTACCAAATAAAGATGCACATGAACCGCCTATGGGCATGCGCGCACCAGCTCTTCTTCTTGCTGTGCTATGTATCCTAGTCGGCGTTTTACCTTCTTTGTTGGTAGAACCACTAGTAAATAGCGTAACGAGAGCAAGCTTGATGCAACCAGAGTTTGCAGGAACTCATCTTGCGATCTGGCATGGCTTCAATGCCCCTCTTGTGATGAGTATTATTGCCTTAGTCGGCGGCACAATCTTCTATTTTGCTTTGGCAAAAGATGGCATGATTCGTAAAATTGACCTTGACCCACGTCTTGGCAAATTTCAAGGCCGCATTTTATTTGATTTATTTTTAAAACATCTGTTGCTTACAAGCCGAAAAATCAAACAAAAAACTGAAAATGGCTCATTGCAAAGTTACTTGTTCATGATCATTGCGTTTAGCGTCATCATGGTAACTATGCCGCTACTCAATCAAGGGCTCACCACAGGCACACGTGAACTCACTCATGCCCCATGGATTGCCATTGTTCTCTGGCTGACCTTATTCTCAGGTTGCTGGATGATGCTGTGGTTCCATCATGAGCGTATTAAAGCAGTCCTTATTAGTGGTGCAATTGGTCTGGTTGTAACGATGGTGTTTGTCACCATGTCAGCTCCAGATTTAGCACTGACTCAAATTACCGTGGATGTTGTAACCACTGTTCTTTTATTAATGAGTTTATCTTTACTTCCACAGCTAACGCCGTATGAATCTCTTCGCTCAAGACGTTTAAGAGATGCTGCTTTAGCGATTATTGGAGGCTTAGGGATAGGCTGGATCGCATGGCTGATTTTAACTCGTGATCATAATTCAATTTCATGGTTCTTTGCTCAACAGTCTTTACCACTTGGTGGCGGCTCAAATATTGTAAACGTCATTTTAGTTGACTTCCGTGGTTTCGATACCTTTGGTGAAATTACGGTGCTGGGCATTGCTGCTATTGGTTCACTTTGCCTCATGGATGGTATGCGTGTACATGGTACAACCATGACCCAAGGTCTCACCTATCGTTTTAATCCATCTCCGCTCATGTTCCGTATTACAGCCTCTTGGGTATTGCCATTGGCGTTGGTCGTAAGTGTTTATATCTTTATGCGAGGCCATAACTATCCGGGCGGTGGTTTTATTGCAGGTCTAATCACCTCAATGGCGTTAATCATTCAATATATTGCGCTAGGTCAAGACCAAACTGAACAATTACTCAAAGCAAAATCAGGCCGTCTTTACGAAGTCTGGATTGGTTCAGGTTTAACCATTGCTGGGCTTACTGGTGTAGCTGCATGGTTCTGGTTACGCCCATTCCTGACTAGCGCGCATGTGTATGTTGAGTTACCAATTCTAGGAAAACTACATTTGGCTTCGGCTGCAAGTTTTGACTTAGGGGTTTATATCACCGTGGTTGGTGCAACGATGTTGCTCATCTCGGTATTGGGAGACTCTCGCCACTCAAGCATGGCTGGTCCTGTAGTACCCCATCGGGAGGAATCATCATGATCAGTTTAGAATTCTTATTAGCTTCCGCGATTGGTTTACTTGTTGCCACAGGTATTTATCTGATTTTACGTGCTCGTACTTTCCCTGTCGTGCTTGGATTAGCTGTAATTGGCTATGCTGTAAACCTATTTTTATTTGCGATGGGCCGATTACAAATCAGCTCCCCCGCAATTTTAACTGAAACAACAAAAATAACCGATCCACTTCCTCAAGCGCTGGTGTTAACAGCCATTGTGATCGGTTTTGCAACCACCGCTTTTATTGTACAACTGGCACTGCGTAGCCGTTATGAATCAGGTAGTGATCATGTTGATGCTAAAGAAGACATCTCTCCAACATACGACCCACGCGAGGATGAGCCGTAATGTTTGATTTTTTATCTTTCTGGCAAGAACATGCGCCGATTTTTAGCATTCTCATTCCGGCATTTACTGCTTTTATCTTATTACTGCTAGGCAATCCAGGTGCAGGTGCTTTAAAAGATGACTGGCGACAACCATGGCGTCGTGGCATTAGCCTTGTTTCCGCAATTGCTGGATTAATTACTGCAATTGTATATTTGAGCTTTGCAAGCACAGGTCAAATTACCACTTACCAGTTGAGTGAATGGTCAGCACCGTTTGGTATTGT
This region of Acinetobacter sp. XS-4 genomic DNA includes:
- a CDS encoding UvrD-helicase domain-containing protein, whose product is MSNIEKPKATYEQAIAIDNARLGQSFKVIAYAGTGKTTTLQMISDAMPERRGMYLAFNKAIAGEAQNKFHRNVDCRTFHSLAFRSVPRGVTDKLRLPRLSPSFIAKEYRLEPITLRRMMGGRYEKYVLMPSRLASLVANAVSYFCSTSSQYPAPRHIQAPNWLHPDDIIELQNHLYPAVERRWLESIDQNHQAGIGHDIYLKLWALSEPNIPTDYVLFDEAQDADPLMLGILLRQKNTQVIYVGDAHQQIYAWRGAINAMQQLPLPESRLTTSFRFGETIADVANALLGGLNETVPLLGNPNQKSSVVNKPHTKMRDAILCRTNARAMELLLAGLVHGDKVSLQADHQKLNRFVDAASLLKQGKRVTDVPELAWFNSWHDVHEYCETNEGSDIKPLVKLVDDHGTDPLKKALAKITPLEQADYVISTAHKAKGLEWNRVHIEDDYQFKINGLEHKISDEELRLLYVACTRAKVSLNIHHLYDLIQQLKLRAPLSLRQSVG
- a CDS encoding AAA family ATPase, translated to MQLESIQFKHIALFHDLKIQFQYEKQPITLILGEQATGKSMLLKHTYHALTWFPARFKDLRSPGIVMPDQDITQSRLQSKIEVTLQVPPEIGSLPESASAQEVDSSLCSWKLFKTLNSSGIGISQVETQQLDQTMALYQQIIKKDPLQGLPLVAYYPAERFVNDINLLNKNLPGITQAISAYDISPVPFTTFTRFFEWLREISDIENAQAAHLVQRIKSKQSDPQDQTELFNELQKELAGQPKQLTTPNLYALKNALNIVLPELKDLYLQYQPRLQLMANYDGQTLPFQQLSNTTKTWIALVGDIARRLCLLNPLSLNPCLEGEGVLLIDQIDAQLDARHCSEILNKLHQAFPRLQIIATGSREELLEHASAYQCLKLEHGKISHLDLNTTKQQLEHIYTLLQRNESLVPHIETQLPSLIDPTPSPAQIDILFQQIQGLNEQQKNELLRMIHAGDTPEESPSV
- a CDS encoding monovalent cation/H+ antiporter subunit A, which gives rise to MDTSVLPIIILLPLILGTTLVSLLQRFSRGVTALGAIGVSLTSFGLLLAQAKTVLGGASIQQSWDWLPQLGINLSFRLDALGLLFSLLITGIGTLIYIYAYYYLGPKNSLSKLYALLMLFMAAMLGISLSNNLIILLVFWELTSISSFLLVGYWSHYEAAQRGSRMALTITGMGGLALLGGFVLLGQITGTYEISDIMGMKDAIQAHTLFVPMLLLILLGAFTKSAQFPFHFWLPNAMAAPTPVSAYLHSATMVKAGIFLLARLLPIFVGAAIYHNIVTFIGLFTLCMAACFAIFKEDLKGLLAYSTISHLGLIVCLLGIGSPLAVAAAIFHIINHATFKAALFMIAGIIDHETGTRDLRKLSGIWQLLPFTATLTMITAASMAGVPLTNGFISKEMFFTELLANLSGSAVIFASIIATLAGIFAVSYSIRLVHGVFFDGPIGKQVPNKDAHEPPMGMRAPALLLAVLCILVGVLPSLLVEPLVNSVTRASLMQPEFAGTHLAIWHGFNAPLVMSIIALVGGTIFYFALAKDGMIRKIDLDPRLGKFQGRILFDLFLKHLLLTSRKIKQKTENGSLQSYLFMIIAFSVIMVTMPLLNQGLTTGTRELTHAPWIAIVLWLTLFSGCWMMLWFHHERIKAVLISGAIGLVVTMVFVTMSAPDLALTQITVDVVTTVLLLMSLSLLPQLTPYESLRSRRLRDAALAIIGGLGIGWIAWLILTRDHNSISWFFAQQSLPLGGGSNIVNVILVDFRGFDTFGEITVLGIAAIGSLCLMDGMRVHGTTMTQGLTYRFNPSPLMFRITASWVLPLALVVSVYIFMRGHNYPGGGFIAGLITSMALIIQYIALGQDQTEQLLKAKSGRLYEVWIGSGLTIAGLTGVAAWFWLRPFLTSAHVYVELPILGKLHLASAASFDLGVYITVVGATMLLISVLGDSRHSSMAGPVVPHREESS
- a CDS encoding Na+/H+ antiporter subunit C, translated to MISLEFLLASAIGLLVATGIYLILRARTFPVVLGLAVIGYAVNLFLFAMGRLQISSPAILTETTKITDPLPQALVLTAIVIGFATTAFIVQLALRSRYESGSDHVDAKEDISPTYDPREDEP